A genomic segment from Bacteroidota bacterium encodes:
- a CDS encoding aminopeptidase P family protein, translating into MESNLSNSFFTNNRKRLVALLKQQSIAVFNSNDILPTNADGTFPFKQNNDLYYLTGIKQEETILLLFPDALENSQKEILFILEPNALHIKWEGHKLSKEEASKISGISEVRYLREFKSIFKQLAVQAQTICINTNEHTRAKLSIKTRDDRFLTWCKTTYTLHNYERLAPLIQGLRVIKQDEEIALLRQAAFITEKGFRRVLKIIKPGVHQKQVEAEMIHEYMQYLGTWADYQPIVASGADTCILHCNYNHKVIQNNELILIDAAAAFEGYNADLTRVIPANGKYSARQKEVYNAVLYMHKQMKMLLKPGALMKDLQNHCNELLIEQLVALGVCSMNDIKLKGSLFYIQQYCGHNFSHFIGLDVHDVGDYNQKLVVGMVLTNEPGIYINEENIGIRIENNIVLTENGIIDLMETVPIEAADIEELMNS; encoded by the coding sequence ATGGAATCAAATTTAAGTAATTCATTTTTTACCAATAACAGGAAACGTTTAGTTGCTTTATTAAAGCAACAATCAATTGCTGTGTTTAACAGCAATGATATTTTACCAACCAATGCCGATGGTACTTTTCCATTCAAACAAAACAACGACTTATATTATTTAACAGGCATTAAGCAGGAAGAAACTATTTTGTTATTGTTTCCGGATGCATTAGAAAATTCGCAAAAAGAAATACTGTTTATTTTAGAACCAAATGCTTTACATATTAAATGGGAAGGTCATAAGCTAAGCAAAGAAGAAGCCAGTAAAATATCAGGTATTAGCGAAGTGCGTTATTTGAGGGAGTTTAAAAGCATTTTTAAGCAATTGGCAGTTCAGGCACAAACCATTTGTATAAATACCAATGAACATACTCGTGCAAAACTAAGTATAAAAACACGTGACGACAGATTTTTAACCTGGTGCAAAACAACCTACACTTTACATAATTACGAACGTTTAGCACCCCTTATACAAGGCTTACGTGTAATTAAGCAGGACGAAGAAATAGCGTTACTTAGGCAAGCTGCATTTATAACGGAAAAAGGTTTTAGAAGAGTTTTAAAGATTATAAAACCTGGTGTGCATCAAAAGCAGGTAGAAGCAGAAATGATTCATGAGTACATGCAATACTTAGGTACCTGGGCCGATTATCAACCCATAGTAGCTTCGGGTGCCGATACCTGTATTTTACATTGTAACTACAATCATAAAGTTATACAAAACAATGAATTGATTTTAATAGATGCAGCCGCAGCTTTTGAAGGTTACAATGCAGATTTAACGCGCGTCATTCCTGCAAATGGTAAATACTCAGCCCGACAAAAAGAAGTGTATAATGCCGTTTTATATATGCATAAGCAAATGAAAATGCTTTTAAAACCGGGGGCATTAATGAAAGATTTACAAAACCATTGTAACGAATTACTGATAGAACAATTGGTAGCTTTAGGTGTTTGTAGTATGAATGACATTAAGTTGAAAGGCTCGTTGTTTTATATTCAGCAATATTGCGGGCACAATTTTTCACACTTTATAGGCCTTGATGTTCACGATGTAGGAGACTACAACCAAAAGTTAGTGGTAGGTATGGTTTTAACAAACGAGCCAGGTATTTATATCAATGAAGAAAATATAGGTATCCGCATTGAAAATAATATAGTATTAACCGAAAATGGAATAATAGATTTAATGGAAACAGTTCCCATTGAAGCAGCAGACATTGAAGAATTAATGAATTCATAG
- the map gene encoding type I methionyl aminopeptidase has protein sequence MTINTAEEFEALKHAGYVVGETLKQMVAYTKVGMSTKQIDDFGNDLLLQFGAQAAPLLLYQFPGATCISVNNEVAHGIPSAKKIIQEGDLVNIDVSAKVNGYFADNGCSFVVGSNSHKQRLCNASLKVLSVAISQIRHGVKISDVGYLMEQTAKNLGYNVIYDLTGHGVGKRLHEHPQHIPCYYDKTIKTKFEKGMVVAIETFISTKARHIKTKPDKWTLYTADNSLVAQHEHTIMVTDGKPVIFTQANGIVIE, from the coding sequence ATGACAATAAATACAGCAGAGGAATTTGAAGCGTTAAAGCATGCTGGTTATGTAGTAGGCGAAACATTAAAGCAAATGGTGGCATATACCAAGGTAGGTATGTCAACCAAACAAATTGATGATTTTGGCAATGACTTATTGCTGCAATTTGGCGCACAGGCAGCACCATTGCTTTTATACCAGTTTCCGGGCGCAACTTGTATCAGTGTAAATAACGAGGTAGCCCATGGTATTCCTTCTGCTAAGAAAATAATACAGGAAGGTGATTTGGTTAATATAGATGTATCGGCAAAAGTGAATGGTTATTTTGCCGATAACGGTTGCAGTTTTGTGGTAGGTAGTAATAGCCATAAACAGCGCCTTTGCAATGCTTCGCTTAAAGTATTATCTGTTGCTATAAGTCAAATTAGGCATGGTGTTAAAATTAGCGATGTTGGTTATTTAATGGAGCAAACCGCTAAAAATTTAGGCTATAATGTTATATATGATTTAACGGGACACGGAGTAGGGAAGAGGTTACATGAACATCCTCAACACATACCTTGTTATTACGATAAAACCATCAAAACAAAGTTTGAAAAAGGAATGGTAGTGGCTATAGAAACATTTATTTCAACCAAAGCCAGGCATATTAAAACTAAACCTGATAAATGGACACTTTATACAGCCGATAATAGCTTGGTGGCACAACATGAACATACTATTATGGTAACCGATGGTAAGCCCGTCATATTTACCCAAGCCAACGGAATAGTTATTGAATAA
- a CDS encoding DUF3347 domain-containing protein, which yields MKKIILFIAPLLIYVACTNNNSASNNAGVVAVEDRGNNPNFKDTLFDKSFQTYLDLKDAFILDNNEGAAEIAIFLATQLFKCNLAKEAELAIKISQTTDLTAQRGLFTLLSSSFVRAVQKENLQKGKVYIEFCSMANNGKGAYWVSTEKQIRNPYFGDDMLKCGEIKEEIITK from the coding sequence ATGAAAAAAATAATACTATTCATTGCTCCATTACTTATTTATGTTGCGTGTACTAATAACAATTCCGCTAGTAATAATGCGGGGGTAGTAGCCGTTGAAGACAGGGGTAATAATCCTAATTTTAAAGATACTTTGTTTGATAAATCTTTTCAAACATATTTAGATTTAAAAGATGCATTTATTTTAGATAACAATGAAGGAGCGGCTGAAATTGCTATATTCTTAGCAACCCAGTTGTTTAAATGTAATTTAGCTAAAGAAGCAGAATTAGCTATTAAAATAAGCCAGACAACTGACCTGACAGCGCAAAGAGGTTTGTTTACTTTATTAAGTAGTTCATTTGTACGAGCTGTACAAAAAGAAAATTTACAAAAAGGTAAAGTATATATTGAGTTTTGCTCCATGGCTAACAATGGAAAAGGAGCCTATTGGGTATCGACCGAAAAACAAATCCGCAATCCTTATTTTGGTGACGATATGCTTAAGTGCGGAGAGATAAAAGAAGAAATCATAACCAAGTAA
- a CDS encoding helix-turn-helix domain-containing protein produces MRRDKRRNHNQVKSINSTFVAVSFNHTEIIDQLYFEKQYQFVAPHIALSNVIEYYWQLDLRGNCFVDDDFAEHIFANLNASMVFNLGTAFTVNAHKQQQQLKSSVLIGHHTETFTYKHFSNNFLTGIKFKPAGINLLFGISSADLNNHVEDATYFLRNQFIEEQLLQANTFKEQTTLLDTVLLLQLNKQTHIPYKTQYVCNALHKVMQKTSFFSVDVLAQQLHVTKRSLERYFKQEIGVSPKQCLSILRFRQALKSYGLQGSTADYEALGFYDFSHFMKDYKRFTTM; encoded by the coding sequence GTGCGGAGAGATAAAAGAAGAAATCATAACCAAGTAAAAAGTATAAATAGTACTTTTGTTGCAGTGTCATTTAATCATACCGAAATAATAGATCAATTATATTTTGAGAAACAATACCAATTTGTTGCTCCTCATATAGCTTTAAGCAATGTAATTGAATATTACTGGCAATTAGATTTACGGGGTAATTGTTTCGTGGATGATGATTTTGCTGAACACATATTTGCTAATTTAAATGCTTCAATGGTATTTAACTTAGGCACTGCTTTTACAGTAAATGCACATAAGCAACAGCAGCAACTTAAATCAAGTGTATTAATAGGACACCATACAGAAACCTTTACCTATAAACATTTCAGCAATAATTTTTTAACAGGCATCAAATTTAAACCTGCCGGCATTAACTTATTATTTGGCATATCATCGGCAGATTTAAACAACCATGTAGAAGATGCTACTTATTTTTTGCGTAACCAGTTTATAGAAGAACAGCTATTACAGGCAAATACATTTAAGGAACAAACTACACTATTAGATACTGTTTTATTGCTGCAGCTCAATAAGCAAACTCACATACCTTATAAAACCCAATATGTGTGTAATGCTTTGCATAAAGTAATGCAAAAAACATCTTTCTTTTCCGTTGATGTATTAGCCCAACAATTGCATGTTACCAAACGCTCATTAGAGCGCTATTTTAAGCAAGAAATAGGAGTGAGCCCTAAACAATGTTTAAGCATATTGCGTTTCAGACAAGCACTAAAAAGCTACGGTTTGCAAGGCTCCACTGCGGATTATGAAGCATTGGGCTTTTACGATTTCTCTCATTTTATGAAAGACTACAAACGATTTACTACCATGTAA
- a CDS encoding SGNH/GDSL hydrolase family protein: MKFLFSTVLFTLLGCKKPAQTTMTVNTFKPVTVKYLALGDSYTIGQSVDEADNFPSQLISKLNHSDSIDITSTQIIAKTGWTTQKLLNAMASENLTDTFGLVSLLIGVNNQYQGKDTGEYAVQFESLLNKAISLAGGINKDVVVIAIPDYGYTPFGQSNQQSISKEIDLFNSINQRIANRYQITYFNITPISRNYDTDLVANDGLHPSAKQYGLWVDLMYNQIKKQLLIQ; encoded by the coding sequence ATGAAATTTCTATTTTCAACAGTATTGTTTACTTTACTTGGTTGCAAAAAACCAGCACAAACTACTATGACCGTAAATACTTTTAAACCTGTTACTGTTAAATACCTGGCATTAGGCGATTCGTATACCATAGGCCAGTCGGTTGATGAAGCTGATAATTTCCCTTCGCAGCTAATTAGTAAACTAAACCACAGCGACTCTATTGATATTACTTCGACACAAATAATTGCAAAAACGGGTTGGACTACTCAAAAATTATTAAACGCTATGGCCAGTGAAAACTTAACTGATACATTTGGTTTGGTTTCTTTACTCATTGGTGTTAACAACCAATACCAAGGCAAGGATACTGGTGAATATGCTGTACAATTTGAAAGCTTATTAAACAAAGCTATTTCATTGGCCGGAGGGATTAATAAAGATGTAGTTGTTATAGCTATTCCTGATTATGGGTATACTCCTTTTGGACAAAGCAATCAGCAATCTATTTCAAAAGAAATAGATTTATTCAATAGCATTAACCAACGAATAGCCAATAGGTATCAAATAACTTATTTTAACATTACCCCTATTTCACGCAATTATGATACGGATTTAGTAGCTAACGATGGGCTACATCCTTCTGCCAAACAATATGGACTTTGGGTTGATTTGATGTATAATCAAATAAAGAAACAATTGCTTATTCAATAA